A single window of Pontibacillus chungwhensis DNA harbors:
- the ruvB gene encoding Holliday junction branch migration DNA helicase RuvB — translation MDDRMVSGEAMTDDASVELSLRPQTLAQYIGQSKTKENLRIFIEAARMRNEPLDHVLLYGPPGLGKTTLASIIASEMGGQFRTTAGPAIERAGDLAAILSSLEAGDVLFIDEIHRLPRSVEEVLYPAMEDFCLDIVIGSGSEARSIRLDLPPFTLVGATTRAGLLSAPLRDRFGVLSRLDYYTTEDLCEIVKRTSEIFDVEIDEQAAVEVARRSRGTPRIANRLLKRVRDIAQVKGEDVISRETTDQALNMLQVDQAGLDHVDHKLLLGIMDHFRGGPVGLDTISATIGEESQTIEDVYEPFLLQKGFIQRTPRGRLVTHLAYEHFNREVPGRE, via the coding sequence ATGGATGATCGAATGGTGAGTGGAGAGGCAATGACGGATGATGCTTCTGTTGAGTTGAGCCTCCGGCCACAAACGCTTGCTCAATATATCGGGCAAAGCAAAACAAAAGAAAACTTACGGATTTTTATAGAGGCTGCCAGAATGCGAAACGAACCCTTAGATCACGTGCTCCTTTACGGACCGCCAGGACTTGGGAAGACGACGCTCGCTTCTATTATTGCAAGTGAGATGGGTGGTCAATTTAGAACAACCGCTGGTCCGGCGATTGAAAGAGCAGGTGATCTGGCGGCGATATTGTCCTCTCTTGAAGCAGGAGACGTTCTCTTCATTGATGAGATTCATCGATTGCCCCGCTCCGTTGAAGAAGTTCTCTATCCTGCAATGGAAGATTTCTGTTTAGATATTGTGATTGGATCTGGTTCAGAGGCAAGATCCATTCGACTTGATCTGCCTCCGTTTACCCTTGTTGGAGCTACAACGAGGGCTGGGTTGCTTTCTGCGCCCCTCAGAGACAGGTTTGGTGTTTTAAGTCGATTAGATTACTACACCACAGAGGATCTTTGCGAAATTGTAAAGAGGACTTCTGAGATATTTGATGTGGAAATAGATGAACAAGCAGCTGTTGAAGTGGCTCGTCGTTCTAGAGGGACGCCACGGATTGCTAACCGTCTTTTAAAACGTGTACGCGACATCGCCCAGGTAAAGGGCGAGGACGTTATTTCAAGAGAGACAACGGACCAGGCTCTGAATATGCTTCAGGTCGATCAAGCTGGTCTTGATCATGTTGACCACAAGTTATTACTTGGAATTATGGACCACTTCAGAGGAGGACCAGTAGGGCTTGATACGATTTCTGCTACGATCGGGGAAGAGTCACAGACGATTGAAGATGTGTACGAACCATTTCTGTTACAAAAAGGGTTTATCCAACGTACCCCAAGGGGCAGACTGGTAACACATCTTGCTTATGAGCACTTTAACCGGGAGGTGCCTGGACGTGAATGA
- the ruvA gene encoding Holliday junction branch migration protein RuvA, protein MIAYVRGNVAAVSAENVIVEASGIGYEILCANPFAFQTMKGKETLIYTYHYVREDLQTLYGFKTPEEKMIFSKLLNVSGIGPKGALAIVGSTSVGEVVSAIEREDDKFLTRFPGVGKKTARQMILDLKGKLTEWLPVEQDETTIFFEGEHTHKEQTNFVDEALEAMRALGYSDREIKSIRPKLEKEQCSSVDEYVRKGLALMMQKA, encoded by the coding sequence ATGATAGCTTATGTTAGAGGGAATGTGGCTGCTGTGTCGGCTGAGAATGTCATTGTAGAAGCAAGTGGCATTGGATATGAAATTTTATGTGCGAATCCGTTTGCCTTTCAGACGATGAAAGGGAAGGAGACGCTTATTTATACGTACCATTATGTGCGAGAGGACCTGCAGACGTTGTATGGTTTTAAAACGCCTGAGGAGAAAATGATCTTCTCGAAATTACTAAATGTCTCAGGGATCGGGCCTAAGGGAGCTCTTGCGATTGTTGGATCAACATCTGTCGGAGAAGTTGTATCGGCCATTGAACGTGAGGACGACAAATTCTTAACCCGTTTCCCTGGAGTTGGGAAGAAGACGGCTCGCCAGATGATCTTGGACTTAAAAGGGAAACTGACCGAGTGGTTACCTGTGGAACAAGATGAAACGACGATCTTCTTCGAAGGGGAGCATACCCATAAAGAACAGACGAACTTTGTAGACGAAGCACTAGAAGCCATGAGGGCGTTAGGGTATTCGGATCGAGAGATTAAATCGATCAGGCCAAAACTTGAAAAAGAACAGTGCTCAAGTGTGGATGAATATGTACGTAAAGGGTTAGCCCTTATGATGCAGAAAGCGTAA
- a CDS encoding intercompartmental signaling factor BofC — protein MRRVRLALILVAVGLFVGGIRSMDSMPIKASESSQVQTAGSKVAVQEPLEMEVVLQRVYIDGHVGEERKKETIWAMEDFWARYEGWELVDQQVGHITFRKEVDDLSPFVKEAGYFGLNEGNELILFDGTSDETQVIHSFFQIDVGKLESFQSQELQEGIKIKSKDQYLSLLKKYEYFSITPTP, from the coding sequence ATGCGGAGGGTTCGACTCGCTTTGATTTTAGTGGCTGTAGGTTTATTTGTGGGCGGTATACGCTCGATGGATTCTATGCCAATTAAAGCTTCAGAGTCTTCTCAAGTACAAACAGCGGGTTCTAAGGTAGCTGTTCAAGAGCCGTTAGAAATGGAAGTTGTATTGCAGCGTGTATATATTGATGGGCACGTCGGGGAAGAACGTAAGAAAGAAACCATATGGGCTATGGAAGATTTCTGGGCACGTTATGAAGGATGGGAGCTTGTGGATCAACAAGTCGGGCACATTACATTTCGTAAAGAAGTAGATGATCTTTCTCCATTTGTTAAAGAAGCAGGTTATTTTGGTCTTAATGAGGGCAATGAGCTCATTTTGTTTGATGGCACGAGTGATGAAACACAGGTCATTCACTCTTTCTTTCAAATTGATGTAGGAAAGCTTGAGAGTTTTCAAAGTCAGGAATTACAAGAAGGAATTAAAATAAAATCAAAAGATCAGTATTTGAGTCTTTTAAAGAAATACGAATACTTCTCGATTACCCCAACCCCATAA
- a CDS encoding YebC/PmpR family DNA-binding transcriptional regulator, with the protein MAGHSKWANIKHRKGAQDKKRGKLFMKMAKDIYVAAKEGGGDPETNPQLRLMIDKAKANNVPNENIDRAINKATGGLDGANYEEFTYEGYGPGGAAVMVEVLTDNRNRTASEVRHAFNKNGGNLGENGCVSFMFDRKGYIVIDRSVVDMDEEELMLEAIEAGAEEMETTEEAFEIYTDPETFQDVRAALKEQNISLDSEEVTFFPQTYSQLDGELAEQMEKLIDMLEDLEDVQEVYHNFQQA; encoded by the coding sequence ATGGCAGGTCATTCGAAGTGGGCCAATATTAAGCATCGAAAAGGTGCTCAAGACAAAAAACGTGGAAAGCTATTTATGAAAATGGCAAAAGATATATACGTAGCAGCGAAAGAAGGCGGAGGAGACCCTGAAACGAATCCGCAGCTTCGTTTAATGATTGATAAAGCAAAAGCCAACAACGTTCCAAATGAAAACATTGATCGAGCGATTAATAAAGCGACTGGTGGACTAGACGGGGCTAATTATGAAGAGTTTACGTATGAAGGGTATGGCCCTGGAGGTGCTGCTGTTATGGTAGAGGTACTGACAGATAACCGTAACCGTACAGCCTCTGAAGTTCGACACGCCTTTAATAAAAATGGTGGAAACCTTGGGGAAAATGGGTGTGTTTCCTTTATGTTTGATCGTAAGGGTTACATCGTAATTGACCGATCTGTGGTTGATATGGATGAAGAGGAACTAATGCTTGAAGCGATTGAAGCAGGAGCAGAAGAGATGGAAACGACTGAAGAAGCGTTTGAAATCTATACAGATCCAGAAACATTCCAAGATGTTCGAGCAGCTCTCAAAGAGCAAAATATTTCCCTTGATTCAGAAGAAGTAACCTTCTTCCCGCAGACCTACTCTCAACTAGATGGGGAGTTAGCTGAGCAAATGGAAAAACTAATTGATATGCTTGAAGACTTAGAAGACGTGCAAGAAGTCTACCACAATTTCCAACAAGCATAA
- a CDS encoding YhcN/YlaJ family sporulation lipoprotein, with amino-acid sequence MKKEFMMGAVLSLGLLAGCGGANEESIQTELEPESLNAELENQAERNAKEESNKDIGKDQPKFQTNIDTEYYQYELERSRPKNGEAQKDYPDSLTTPISDKDANSYNNKEYDKQSREIGKRLSESRFVKTAQVVVTNDAVIVAVEEPDRATYTRVDVAEKVRAALKEMPETKGKEIVVYTDERYWDRMKDLKSRINQDEEMPDGVDQFRDKNYR; translated from the coding sequence ATGAAAAAAGAATTCATGATGGGAGCAGTTCTTTCTCTAGGGTTACTTGCAGGGTGTGGAGGCGCTAATGAAGAGTCTATTCAGACAGAACTTGAACCGGAGTCTCTAAACGCTGAACTCGAGAATCAAGCAGAAAGAAATGCCAAAGAAGAAAGCAATAAGGATATTGGCAAAGATCAACCTAAGTTCCAAACCAATATCGACACTGAATATTATCAGTATGAGTTAGAGCGATCTCGTCCTAAAAATGGAGAAGCTCAAAAAGATTATCCGGATTCTCTAACGACACCTATTTCTGATAAGGATGCGAACTCTTACAACAATAAAGAGTATGACAAACAGTCTCGCGAAATCGGGAAACGGTTAAGTGAGTCACGATTTGTTAAAACAGCTCAGGTTGTTGTAACGAATGACGCTGTCATCGTGGCAGTAGAAGAGCCCGATCGTGCGACGTATACAAGAGTGGATGTTGCCGAAAAGGTGCGTGCAGCCTTAAAAGAAATGCCTGAAACAAAAGGAAAAGAAATTGTCGTGTATACAGATGAGCGATACTGGGATCGTATGAAAGATCTTAAGAGCCGTATCAATCAGGATGAAGAAATGCCTGATGGAGTGGATCAATTTAGAGATAAGAATTACAGATAA
- the nadE gene encoding NAD(+) synthase yields the protein MQDKIDKLVKWLQDQANNAGLEGLLVGVSGGIDSAVVAHLIKRAFPENSLGVILPCKSNPDDQEAAQKVIDSCGINSLTVDLTKTHEVMFSTIQDQLKTSGDYNEAQEKLADANLRARLRMSTLYSVGTNYKYLVVGTDNAAEWYTGYFTKYGDGGVDLVPLVHFTKGEVRDLARELGVPNEIIEKKPSAGLWEGQTDENEMGTSYEMIDKHIKGEDIPEKDRKIIEDMHKKSEHKRELAAAPPKF from the coding sequence ATGCAAGATAAAATCGATAAGCTTGTGAAATGGTTACAAGACCAAGCCAATAATGCAGGATTAGAAGGACTATTAGTTGGAGTTAGTGGCGGTATTGACTCAGCAGTTGTCGCTCACTTAATTAAGCGTGCTTTTCCTGAGAATTCATTAGGAGTCATTTTACCGTGTAAAAGTAATCCCGATGACCAGGAAGCGGCTCAAAAAGTTATTGATAGTTGTGGCATTAATTCCTTAACAGTAGACCTTACGAAAACGCATGAAGTCATGTTCTCAACTATTCAGGATCAATTAAAAACTTCAGGTGATTACAACGAGGCGCAGGAAAAATTGGCTGATGCCAACCTTCGTGCTCGTTTACGAATGAGTACACTATATTCAGTAGGTACGAACTATAAATATCTTGTTGTCGGTACAGATAATGCTGCTGAATGGTACACAGGATATTTCACCAAGTACGGAGATGGCGGTGTCGACTTAGTGCCACTTGTTCATTTCACAAAAGGTGAAGTTCGTGACCTAGCCCGTGAACTTGGAGTTCCAAATGAAATTATCGAGAAGAAACCAAGTGCAGGATTATGGGAAGGTCAAACGGATGAGAATGAAATGGGTACTTCCTATGAAATGATTGATAAGCATATTAAGGGAGAAGACATCCCTGAAAAGGATCGTAAAATCATTGAAGATATGCATAAAAAGAGCGAACATAAGCGTGAGTTAGCCGCTGCCCCTCCTAAATTCTAA
- a CDS encoding phosphotransferase, which translates to MGKHVKGEVQSDFPFSFLETKAGLSIQRIERIKPHVVKVYTGSRWLIVKRYTSVHSVEHQWELFKAISANSALVPFIPFPSGDLWIRDGYGATWTLAPYIRGDSLNYKRKADREVACNVLGAFHQQAKGIEVDSLIVKQPLYMHWKKRFRHFGNHYKVFKQYGYGDLYNSLIHTSSSLYDRFIQLDWYALEKRALDNRSWVHGDVAAHNFIRAEHNNVYLIDFDLASQSPRVYDWIQIGQRFLPFLEGAEEIVSIENRLNEEEIPFFRLGLAIPAALVREWNTFMKEERSVEEIQFYLQVLSERWQKQLSFVEQNKLMLT; encoded by the coding sequence ATGGGTAAGCACGTAAAAGGGGAAGTCCAAAGCGACTTTCCCTTCTCTTTTTTAGAAACGAAGGCGGGGTTATCTATTCAGCGGATCGAGAGAATAAAGCCGCATGTAGTGAAGGTGTACACCGGCTCACGGTGGCTGATCGTAAAACGGTATACTTCCGTTCACTCTGTAGAGCACCAGTGGGAGTTGTTTAAAGCTATTTCTGCAAACAGCGCTCTCGTTCCCTTTATCCCTTTTCCATCTGGTGATTTGTGGATCCGTGATGGTTACGGGGCGACGTGGACATTAGCTCCGTATATTAGAGGGGATTCTTTAAATTATAAGCGGAAAGCGGATCGGGAGGTAGCTTGTAATGTTCTTGGAGCTTTTCATCAACAAGCAAAAGGGATTGAAGTGGACTCCTTGATTGTGAAACAACCCTTATATATGCACTGGAAAAAGCGATTTCGACATTTTGGAAATCACTATAAAGTCTTTAAGCAATATGGTTATGGAGACCTATATAATTCTCTTATCCACACCTCTTCTTCCTTGTACGATCGATTTATTCAATTGGATTGGTATGCGCTTGAAAAACGGGCGTTAGACAATCGTTCATGGGTTCATGGAGATGTAGCGGCTCATAATTTTATCAGGGCGGAACATAATAATGTATATCTCATTGATTTTGACTTAGCTTCTCAGTCTCCGCGGGTGTATGATTGGATTCAAATTGGGCAACGATTCTTGCCTTTTCTTGAGGGTGCGGAAGAGATCGTTTCTATTGAGAATCGATTGAACGAAGAGGAGATTCCTTTCTTTAGGTTAGGGTTAGCGATACCAGCTGCTTTAGTACGAGAATGGAATACATTTATGAAGGAGGAACGGTCTGTAGAAGAGATCCAATTCTATCTTCAGGTGCTGAGCGAAAGATGGCAGAAGCAACTATCATTTGTCGAACAAAACAAACTTATGCTAACATGA
- the safA gene encoding SafA/ExsA family spore coat assembly protein produces the protein MKIHVVQKGDTLWKIAQKYGVNFEELKAMNTQLSNPDMIMPGMKIKVPTDSKPVKKETKKYPAEHPYKDTSPKPLPMIKEEKKEQPKEMPKKEMPKKEMPKKEAVKPAKKEKPIMPVQPQPQMPMQMAPIQMQFPTMEQQMQNYYTTVNIPQMPQYKEPEVKPKAKPEAKPEAKPQAKPEAKPEAKPQQVKGMQKDEPKPQVMPQMQQPMQQMPQMEQPMAQMPQMQQPMYYYPMMQHPCMPCPPHPCMPCYPHPQYLGSMDANCYDDQQMMPMQQGMVQGAFDESSESSSMDMPQMPGQVAGMMDDCGCDDGYPQGYGMPQQGYGMPQQGYGMPQQGYGMPQQGYGMPQQGYEMPQQGYGMPQQGYGMPQQGYGMPQQGGGQQGYGFPQMQMGDSSGFSGFEMPRFDDDDEDY, from the coding sequence GTGAAAATACATGTTGTTCAAAAAGGGGACACATTGTGGAAGATTGCCCAGAAATATGGGGTGAACTTTGAAGAGTTAAAAGCCATGAATACACAGCTTAGTAATCCAGATATGATTATGCCTGGTATGAAGATTAAAGTTCCAACTGATTCGAAGCCGGTTAAGAAAGAGACGAAAAAATATCCGGCCGAACATCCTTATAAGGATACCTCACCAAAACCGTTACCAATGATAAAAGAAGAGAAAAAAGAACAGCCAAAGGAAATGCCTAAGAAAGAGATGCCGAAAAAAGAAATGCCAAAGAAAGAAGCTGTGAAGCCGGCTAAAAAAGAGAAACCAATCATGCCTGTTCAACCACAGCCACAAATGCCAATGCAAATGGCACCGATCCAAATGCAATTTCCGACTATGGAACAACAAATGCAAAATTACTATACAACGGTAAATATTCCGCAAATGCCTCAGTATAAAGAGCCTGAGGTAAAGCCTAAGGCGAAACCTGAAGCTAAGCCAGAAGCGAAACCGCAAGCAAAACCGGAAGCGAAACCAGAAGCAAAACCACAACAAGTAAAAGGGATGCAAAAAGACGAGCCGAAGCCACAAGTCATGCCACAAATGCAACAGCCGATGCAGCAAATGCCACAAATGGAGCAACCGATGGCACAGATGCCACAAATGCAACAACCAATGTATTACTATCCAATGATGCAGCATCCATGCATGCCTTGTCCGCCTCATCCTTGTATGCCGTGTTATCCGCATCCACAATATTTAGGCAGTATGGATGCGAATTGTTATGATGACCAGCAAATGATGCCGATGCAACAAGGTATGGTTCAAGGGGCGTTTGATGAATCATCTGAATCCTCAAGTATGGATATGCCACAAATGCCGGGGCAAGTGGCTGGCATGATGGATGATTGTGGATGTGATGATGGGTACCCTCAAGGATATGGAATGCCGCAGCAGGGATATGGAATGCCACAGCAGGGATATGGAATGCCGCAACAAGGATATGGAATGCCACAGCAGGGGTATGGAATGCCGCAACAAGGATACGAAATGCCACAGCAAGGATACGGAATGCCACAACAGGGATACGGAATGCCACAACAAGGTTATGGAATGCCACAGCAAGGCGGAGGACAACAAGGGTATGGTTTTCCGCAGATGCAGATGGGGGATTCTTCCGGATTCAGTGGATTTGAGATGCCGCGCTTTGATGACGACGACGAGGATTATTAA
- the pheA gene encoding prephenate dehydratase, giving the protein MVKVGYLGPKGTFTNIAVDALFQSDQTVSFRTIPECLDAVNRGDVGLAVVPVENAIEGTVSMTIDYLIHQVDLPIIAEVVVPITQHVLVHPDFKGDVGEIEHVYSHSHAIAQCHQFIHKEMPGVEVHYSASTGEAAANVKEMKGQHAAIGNALAAEEYGLRILRQNVHDYDNNHTRFVVVQKEQAPVEMKDHEVKQQKTTLMVTLPSDRAGALHQVLSAFAWRKMNLSKIESRPMKTGLGNYFFIIDVNQSYDSVLFPALQQELQAIGCQTKILGTYPCFEVESQAVHKM; this is encoded by the coding sequence GTGGTAAAAGTAGGATATTTAGGACCAAAAGGAACATTTACAAATATAGCAGTGGATGCATTATTTCAATCAGATCAAACGGTTAGCTTCCGAACAATCCCTGAGTGTTTGGATGCGGTGAATCGAGGAGATGTGGGGCTGGCCGTCGTTCCTGTTGAGAACGCGATCGAAGGTACAGTTTCGATGACGATTGATTATTTAATCCATCAGGTCGACTTACCGATTATTGCTGAAGTGGTTGTGCCAATTACACAACATGTTCTTGTTCATCCAGACTTCAAGGGTGATGTAGGTGAGATTGAACATGTGTATTCACATAGTCATGCGATCGCTCAATGCCACCAGTTTATTCATAAAGAAATGCCTGGTGTAGAGGTGCACTATAGTGCTTCCACAGGAGAAGCGGCTGCGAATGTGAAAGAGATGAAAGGCCAACACGCTGCTATAGGCAATGCCCTTGCGGCAGAAGAGTATGGTTTAAGAATCTTAAGGCAGAATGTCCATGATTATGATAACAACCATACACGTTTTGTCGTGGTGCAGAAGGAACAAGCGCCTGTTGAGATGAAGGATCATGAAGTGAAGCAACAGAAGACGACGCTTATGGTTACATTACCGAGTGACCGCGCCGGAGCGCTTCACCAGGTTCTTTCAGCATTTGCTTGGCGTAAAATGAACCTTTCAAAGATTGAATCCCGTCCAATGAAAACAGGTTTAGGGAACTATTTCTTTATAATTGATGTGAATCAATCTTATGATTCCGTTCTATTTCCTGCACTACAACAAGAGCTTCAAGCGATTGGGTGCCAAACGAAAATCTTAGGCACTTACCCTTGCTTTGAAGTGGAATCCCAAGCTGTTCATAAAATGTAA
- a CDS encoding ACT domain-containing protein: MSINNEQFFLVRSDVLPESMQKTLEAKALLERGKVESVHDAVQKVDLSRSAFYKYRDAVFPFQAMVKEKMITLFFHLEDRSGTLSQLLAAVAQSGCNILTIHQTIPLQGKANVTLSLNTSGMSQSIEQLLQDFKRLDFIDRVEVVSSGA, translated from the coding sequence ATGAGTATTAACAATGAACAATTTTTTTTAGTCCGAAGTGATGTATTGCCAGAATCCATGCAGAAGACGCTAGAAGCGAAAGCCTTACTTGAACGAGGTAAAGTGGAATCGGTGCATGATGCCGTGCAGAAAGTCGACTTGAGTCGAAGTGCCTTTTATAAATACAGAGATGCAGTTTTCCCGTTCCAGGCCATGGTGAAGGAGAAGATGATCACCCTATTCTTCCACTTGGAAGATCGTTCAGGTACGCTTTCTCAGTTACTTGCAGCTGTCGCTCAATCAGGCTGTAATATCTTAACGATTCACCAAACGATCCCGTTGCAAGGGAAGGCTAACGTAACCCTTTCGTTAAATACATCTGGCATGAGTCAATCCATTGAACAATTATTACAAGATTTTAAACGCTTAGACTTTATAGACCGAGTTGAGGTTGTAAGTAGCGGAGCATAG
- the obgE gene encoding GTPase ObgE — MFVDSVSVYVKAGDGGDGSVSFRREKYVPMGGPAGGDGGNGGDVVFEVDEGLNTLMDFRYKRHFKAKRGEHGKSRGAHGKNSDPLIVPVPPGTTVRDADTGDVLADLIEHKQQAIIAKGGRGGRGNIKFATPRNPAPEISENGEPGIERNVSLELKLMADVGLVGFPSVGKSTLLSVVSAAKPKVAEYHFTTITPNLGVVETEDQRSFVMADLPGLIEGAHEGVGLGHQFLRHVDRTRVIVHVVDMASIEGRDPYEDFVTINEELKQYDETILDRPQIILASKMDMPESEEKLEAFKEQLEQDIPIYPISSITREGLKESLFAIADILETIPKDDTPVEEVEERVVYRFEKEETPFEITRESDGAFVLKGAKIEKLFKMTNFDRDESISRFARQLRTMGVDDALRERGAKDGDTIRLLDYEFEFVE; from the coding sequence ATGTTTGTCGATTCGGTTAGTGTTTATGTAAAAGCTGGTGACGGTGGAGACGGAAGTGTATCATTCCGTCGCGAGAAGTATGTTCCTATGGGAGGCCCTGCTGGCGGTGACGGCGGTAATGGCGGTGACGTTGTATTTGAAGTAGATGAAGGGTTAAATACTCTTATGGACTTCCGCTACAAGCGTCACTTTAAAGCGAAACGCGGTGAGCACGGTAAGAGTAGAGGAGCGCACGGGAAAAACTCCGATCCCCTGATCGTACCGGTCCCACCTGGAACAACAGTAAGAGATGCAGATACAGGGGATGTCCTGGCAGATTTAATTGAGCACAAACAACAAGCCATCATTGCAAAAGGTGGGCGCGGAGGTCGTGGTAATATCAAATTTGCGACTCCTCGTAACCCGGCTCCGGAGATATCGGAAAATGGTGAACCAGGTATTGAGCGTAACGTTTCCTTAGAATTAAAACTGATGGCCGATGTTGGACTTGTTGGTTTTCCGAGTGTAGGGAAATCTACGCTACTTTCTGTTGTAAGTGCTGCTAAACCTAAGGTAGCTGAGTATCATTTCACAACCATAACTCCGAATCTTGGAGTCGTTGAAACAGAAGACCAGCGCAGTTTCGTAATGGCTGACCTTCCAGGGCTGATCGAAGGAGCTCATGAAGGGGTAGGATTAGGTCATCAATTCCTTCGCCACGTTGATCGTACCCGTGTAATTGTTCACGTTGTCGATATGGCAAGTATTGAAGGACGCGATCCTTACGAAGATTTCGTTACCATTAACGAGGAATTAAAACAATACGATGAAACGATTCTTGATCGTCCTCAAATTATCTTGGCAAGCAAGATGGATATGCCTGAATCAGAGGAGAAGCTTGAAGCATTTAAAGAACAGCTTGAACAAGACATTCCAATTTATCCGATCTCATCTATTACACGTGAAGGTTTAAAAGAGTCTTTATTTGCGATTGCTGATATCTTAGAGACGATTCCAAAAGATGACACGCCTGTTGAAGAAGTTGAAGAACGTGTCGTGTATCGATTTGAAAAAGAAGAAACGCCATTCGAAATTACACGTGAATCAGACGGTGCCTTTGTGTTGAAAGGGGCGAAGATCGAGAAGTTATTCAAGATGACGAACTTCGATCGAGATGAATCGATTAGTCGTTTCGCTCGTCAATTACGCACTATGGGCGTAGATGATGCGCTGCGTGAACGCGGGGCGAAAGATGGCGATACCATTCGCCTGCTTGATTACGAGTTTGAATTTGTCGAATAG
- a CDS encoding Spo0B domain-containing protein, translating into MMKVDEVENLLRHYRHDWMNQLQLVYGYATMDKMELVKEKLQHIIADSREESKLMNLKAPHFSLWVVQFHVRHNQFHMTYHVDSSLDLSAFDQSLVHSLEEFMMHLEKHVNERDLYEIEMSVTKGEFPLITFKIAG; encoded by the coding sequence ATGATGAAAGTTGATGAGGTGGAGAATCTCCTGCGGCATTACCGGCACGATTGGATGAATCAATTACAGCTCGTTTATGGGTATGCCACAATGGACAAGATGGAATTAGTAAAAGAGAAACTCCAACATATTATTGCTGATTCAAGAGAAGAATCAAAACTAATGAATCTCAAAGCACCACACTTTTCTCTTTGGGTCGTTCAGTTTCATGTTCGGCATAATCAATTTCATATGACGTACCATGTAGATTCTTCGCTAGACTTGTCTGCTTTTGATCAGTCATTAGTCCACTCATTAGAAGAATTCATGATGCATCTTGAGAAGCATGTAAATGAACGGGACTTATACGAAATCGAGATGTCTGTCACAAAAGGAGAGTTTCCGCTCATTACCTTTAAGATAGCTGGATAA
- the rpmA gene encoding 50S ribosomal protein L27, giving the protein MLRLNLQFFAQKKGVGSTKNGRDSESKRLGAKRADGQFATAGSILYRQRGTKVYPGANVGIGGDDTLFSKVDGVVKFERYGRNRKKVSVYPVAQEA; this is encoded by the coding sequence ATGCTACGTCTGAATTTACAATTCTTCGCCCAAAAGAAGGGTGTAGGTAGTACAAAGAACGGTCGTGACTCTGAGTCTAAGCGTCTTGGAGCGAAGCGTGCTGACGGTCAGTTTGCGACAGCTGGTTCTATTCTTTACCGTCAACGTGGTACAAAAGTTTACCCAGGTGCTAACGTAGGCATCGGTGGTGACGACACACTATTCTCTAAAGTAGATGGTGTTGTTAAATTCGAACGCTACGGTCGTAACCGCAAAAAAGTTAGCGTATACCCTGTAGCTCAAGAAGCGTAA
- a CDS encoding ribosomal-processing cysteine protease Prp, with protein MIQVLVTRNEQRQIIDFELSGHAESGPYGHDLVCAAVSAVSFGAVNAVMELCEFEPVIEQEGEGGYLRVELPNSLSPAVFEKAQLLLEGMMVSLETIKRDYGQYITIVEP; from the coding sequence ATGATCCAGGTGCTTGTAACACGAAATGAGCAAAGACAAATCATAGATTTTGAGTTAAGTGGACATGCTGAAAGTGGACCTTATGGACATGATCTCGTATGTGCTGCTGTCTCAGCTGTATCGTTTGGTGCAGTGAACGCTGTGATGGAGCTTTGTGAATTTGAACCTGTCATCGAGCAAGAAGGTGAAGGAGGCTATTTGAGAGTTGAACTCCCGAATTCCTTATCTCCTGCTGTGTTTGAGAAAGCACAACTCTTGTTAGAGGGCATGATGGTATCACTTGAAACCATTAAACGTGATTATGGTCAATATATTACAATAGTCGAACCATAA